The Penaeus chinensis breed Huanghai No. 1 chromosome 6, ASM1920278v2, whole genome shotgun sequence genomic interval cctcatccttcctttaCCTGCCTCATACTCCCCCATCCTTATCCTACCCACCTCATACTCCCCCATCCTTACCCTACCCACCTCATACTTCCCCATCCTTACCCTACCTGCCTCATACTCCCCATTCTTGTCCTACCTGCCTCATACTCCCCATCCTTACCCTATCTACCTCATACTCCCCCATCCTTACCCTACCTGCCTCATACTTCCCCATCCTCACCTTACCCCCAGCTCcatcccttctccatcctcaaTACCACCTCATATTTTCCAACAAATCCTCATACTTCCTTATACTTCCAGGAGTCCTCACACCCGGTATGTGCTTGTGGCGAGGGAGTCTCCTGGGCACAATTACTCACACTTTTTGGATGAGATTCGGGGCCAAAGATTAGCGTTTAATTGGTCTTTCTCGTACACAGACGATTCGGAAATTCGCTATCCGTAAGTttgaagaatgtgtgtgtatgtacgtgtgtatgtatatgaatatgtggatATGGATGGATGTAAGGCATACTATTTGTACTAAAAGCGTGCgaaattacgcacacacacgcacgcacacacacacacacacagacacagacacacacacacgcaaatcccccctcccccacgcacacaacccctaccccccctcagaCACACAAatcccaccctcccacacacaaccccccccatacaaacaccccccccccactcacacacccacacccttcacccccccccccacacacacacccacctcccacacacacacacacacacacacacacacacacgtcccacacacctcccacacacacacacacacacaaacagacacttcCCCAACCAAACCGAACTCAAGTCCTCACAAACCCACTTTAAAGGTACGGGCGTGTGGTTCGACGAGAGACGCCCCTTGAGCCCTACCTGACGGACCAGAATTACGCTGAAGGAAAGACCAAATTAGCTGCCTGGTTTGTCTCCAATTGCAACacggagagcaagagggaaaagcAAGTGTTTATGTTGCAATTTTATATGTTTAATCTACTTGTTTAATTGACATTCtttttgtactatttttttttttttttttttttttttttttttttttttttttgagagtgagagtgagaagtgaaTGTTAATTCACTTCTCAGTTAAGGAAGAATCACGTGACTATATGTAGGTAGAGGTATAAGAAAAGCTCATTTTTTGAAAGGAAAAGTACCGGTatgttttagtattatcattattatattctatgACCCGTCCGCAAAATAAAAAGCTGAATAAactaataaacatacaaataactaaataaaaaaaaaacccaccccaaaggaaaataataaaatagacaaataaaagaacggaaaagaaaagaaataaaccaaaaaaaaaaaaaacgctaaaccCTACGTTTTAATCGAAATCTAAAATCCATTCACAACCCAGGCTCTCCATTTCTCCAACCAGTCAACCATCAAACCATTCTAAAACtaacctctcactctcactcaaccaATCAACCATTCCGAATCCAAAAGCTCCGTTTCTCCAGTCAGTCACTCGACCCTTTAACCATTCAACAGTCACAGTCCAACCATTCAGCTAATCAACCATTCAATCAACCATTCACCACAACCTGGCGAAGTCCTTGTAGAAGTGACATTTAAAATCCCAGTCTCTTCATTTTTTCCAAGCATTCACGCAACCATTTAACTATTTAAAACCCAACCATCCCATTTCCCCAAAAAAATTCATTCAACCATAGAACCATTCACTCCTCTCCAtcccacccgcccccccctcaTCACCACTCAACCATTCAaccatctccatttccctctccaaaCCAGTCAACCATTCAAAGCCCAACTTACCTATATCTTCgaccattcactcactcacctcatctCTCCAACCATtcacccaaccacacaaccactcaccccatctcccccaccattCACCCAACCATACAACCACTCACCCTATCTCCCCACCCatcacccaccacacaccactaCCTAACTCCCCCCACCATCACACCCACCACCAACCACTCCCCCTAActcccccacccattcacccaaccacacaaccaccccCCCTAActcccccacccattcacccaaccaCAAAACCACtcaccccatcttccccacccattcacccaaccaTACAACCACTCACCCTATCTCCCCACACCTTTCACCCAACCCACACAACCACTCACCCTAACTCCCCCACCATTCACCCAACCACACAACCCTCACCCTAACTCCCCCACCATTCAtcccaaccacacaaccactccccctaactccccacccattcacccaaccaTACAACCACTCACCCTATctcccccacccattcacccaaccacacaaccactcaccctatctcccccacccattcacccaaccacacaaccactcacccTATCTCCTCCACCCATTCAtccaaccacacaaccactccccctaactcccccacccattcacccaaccaCAAAACCACtcaccccatcttccccacccattcacccaaccacacaaccactcaccccatctcccccacccattcacccaaccacacaaccactcaccccatctcctccacccattcacccaaccatacaaccactcaccccatctcctccacccattcacccaaccacacaaccactcacccAATCTCCtccacccattcacccaaccacacaaccactcacctTAACTCCCCCACCATtcacccaaccacacaaccactccCCCTAACTCCCCCACCATTCAtccaaccacacaaccactccccctaactcccccaccattcacccaaccacacaaccactcaccccatctcccccaccattcacccaaccacacaaccactcaccccatctccccaacccattcacccaaccacacaaccactcacctcatctccccacccattcacccaaccacacaaccactcaccccatctcccccaccattcacccaaccacacaaccactcaccccatcttccccacccattcacccaaccacaaccactcaccccatctcccccacccattcacccaaccacacaaccactcaccccatctcccccacccatacacccaaccacacaaccactcaccccatctcccccacccattcacccaaccacaaccactcaccccatctcccccacccattcacccaaccacacaaccactcaccccatctcccccacccattcacccaaccacacaaccactcaccccatctcccccaaacaatcacccaaccacacaaccactcaccccatctcccccaccattcacccaaccacacaaccactcaccccatctcccccacccattcacccaaccacaaccactcaccccatctcccccacccattcaaccaaccacacaaccactcaccccatctcccccacccattcacccaaccacacaaccactcaccccatctcccccacccattcacccaactacacaaccactcaccccatctcccccaccattcacccaaccacacaaccactcaccccatctcccccacccattcatccaacaacaactcaccccatctcccccacccattcacccaaccgcacaaccactcaccccatctcccccacccattcacccaaccacacaaccactcaccccatctcccccaccattcacccaaccacacaaccactcaccccatctcccccacccattcacccaaccacacaaccactcaccctaactcccccacccattcacccaaccacacaaccactcaccccatctcccccacccattcacccaaccacacaaccactcacctTAACTCCCTCACCATtcacccaaccacacaaccactcacctTAACTCCCTCACCATtcacccaaccacacaaccactcacctTAACTCCCTCACCATTCAtccaaccacacaaccactcacctTAACTCCCTCACCATTCAtccaaccacacaaccactcacccTAACTCCtccacccattcacccaaccacacaaccactcacccTAACTCCCCATCATtcacccaaccacacaaccactcacccTAACTCCCCAACCCATtcacccaaccacacaaccactcacccTAACTCCCCACCATtcacccaaccacacaaccactccccctaactcccccaacccattcacccaaccacacaaccactcacctTAACTCACACAACCACAGCCTGGCGAAGTCGCTGCAGAAGTGGCTGACGGTGGACGTGTACGGCAACTGCGGCCTCTACAGATGCGCGCAGACCCACTGGCGAGAGTGTCACGCGCTTCTAAACGCCACCTACAAGTTCTATCTGTCCTTTGAGAACTCGCTCTGTCGGGATTACGTCACGGAGAAGTTCTTCACGCCGTTGCAGTTAGTGTcttgaagttgttgttgttgttggtgttgttgttgttgttggtggtggtggtggtgttgttttaagttttgtgattttgttttgttttgttttttgatgttTGATAAtagttctgtgatttttttttccttttgtcgtattttttttatctatgtatgtttttttctctctctttctctctctctctctctctctctctctctctctctctctctctctctctctctctctctctctctctagtgatgTTTAATAATAGttctgtgggtttttttcttttttcgactttttattatctctctctctctctctctctctctctctctctctctctctctctctctctctctctctctctctctctctctctctctctctctttctctctctctctctctctcttctctctctctctctctctctctctctctctctctctctctctctatccctctctctcttatctatctaactctctctctctctctctctctctctctctctctctttctctctatccctctctctctttatctatctaactatctctctctctatctctctctctctccctccctcatccattctctctctctctctctctctctctatctatctatctatctatctatctatctatctatatctctcactctctcactccttagtaataatagtactagtatcaGCACGGTTTAGCTGATTTTTcagatttgttttgttgttgttgtttttattgcaattattatcattatcatcatcatgatgattataatcatcatcgttatagtgcttgttattgtaattatcattatctatataattcatattattattattattatttatcatcctcatcctcatcactattaccatcgtcatcatcattatcatcatcttcactatcatcatcaccaaagtatagtgcttgttattataattttcgaaaACACATTGCTAAATCTAACTTCTCTCCGCCGCAGACTAGACGTAGTTCCTGTAGTCTACGGCTACGCGAATTACTCCAGACTAGCTCCTCCTCACTCCTACATCGACGCCCTCTCCTTCAGCACGACGAAGGCCCTGGCGGAGTATCTGCTGTACCTCGATAAGAATGACACCGCTTATAACGAATACTTTCGGTGGGttagggagaggtgggtgggagggaggggtgggtggggagagggtaagggggagggggagaggtagagggagagggagagggagggagagggagagggagggagagggagagagcgagagcgagagagcgagagatagagatagatagatagatagatagagagagagagagagagagagagagagagagagagagagagaaagagagagagagagaaatagagagagagagagagattcataaacATTTATGGTTGTAATactacatacacatcacacacacacatacattcattcactaaaacacccattcacacacacgcatccctTTGCCATAACCAACCACCTCAACCCACCTACCATAACTCACCTACCATAAGCCACCCACCAACCACAACCCACCAACCACAACCCACCAACCACCATCCAtcaaccaccacccacccaccaaccacaGCCCACCAACCAAAACCCATCAACCAcaacccacccaccaaccacaacccaccaaccaccacccaTCAACCACCACCTACCCACCAACCACAGCCCACCAACCAAAACCCATCTACCACAACCCACCCACTAACCACAACCTACCTACCACAACCCATCTACCACAACCCACCCGCTAACCACAACCCACCAACTACAACCCATCTACCACAACCCAtcaaccaccacccacccaccaaccaccacccacccaccaaccacagcccacctcctcccccacagaTGGAAGCCCTACTACCAGCAGCTAACCCAGCACGACCTCAGAGCCAAAGCCTTCTGTGATTTATGCGAGAGACTTCACTACGACAGGGAGCCGAGGCATCACGATATAAACAGCTGGTTCGACGAAGATAAACAGTGTCTCTCTCAGGAGGATCCGAGGATAAAACAGCTGATTTCAGAGtgattgcttgttgttgttgttgttgttgttgttgttgttgttgttgttgttgttgtaggggtgaataggtgttgttgttgttgttttagtagaagtaggaggaggaggaggaggaggaggagaaatagtggTAGTtgagtagtagttgtggtagtagtaatagtattagtaatagtagtaataatggtagtagtagtagaggtagtagcagtaatagtaatagtagtaatagcagtagaagtagtagtaatagtggcagtagcaatagtagttttaaagtagtagtagtgacataactagtagtaatagtagaagtaaatagtagtactagtagtagtagtagtaacaggagtagtagcagtagtaatagtagaagttgttgctgttgctttattGTAAAATATGATTTTTTGAGAATTATCTTCAGCATTCTTAATgacactatcatcgttatcagctGCATATTAATTCAATTTATATGGTGTATGGCTCTGATTAAAAGCAACACAATTACTAACACTATCATTTCATCATGATCATTCCCGCTTTATTACAACTTCTTAATCGTACAGTTAATGCAGCTTCCCCTTAATTACAGAGAATAATACATGGTGCCAGACTTTTAAATTTTTAAGAATCTTGAATCCAAGAACGCTAATTCACGAATCCGGGAGAATGCGCATTTGAATCCAAGAACGCGAGACTTAGattaaagacaaaaagaaaagaaagaaaaaagaaaaagagagagaaaacaaatgagataAATACGTGGAATTGAGAGTCGAAGTAAGAGaaatttagattaaaaaaaaaaaaaaaaacgtagaattgagaataaaaaaaaagaaaaaagaaaaggagacaattACGTGGAATTGAGAAAccaagaaagtgaaagtgaatgaaGAAAATGAGTTTGAGAAAGTGAaactgagaaggagagagtgagatgaaaaaAAGTCAACTTGACGAatgtgaaataaagaaatgaatatgtaaatgaataaaaacgaaaaaagaaaatcaatcaatcgattaaaaatagatacaacaaaatacaaatatttttcatGCGATTTCAATTGCTGTTAAAACgtgattagataaataaattaattaatcaatcgaTTAAATAAGTTAATACATAAAAATACgcaggaatccccccccccccaaaaaaaaaaaaaaaattacatatatatattttttttcaaaataatttctCTTCgtgcaactgtttttttttttttctctctttttttatcttttcattcagtcttattactatcatttgtaaAGGCTGACTGACAGGGAAAAGgcattgataagaatgatatcatttgaagaattttaaaaagaaggaaaaacaaatcatGCAGAGATAACActgtccttgtattttttttgtttttttttattacttcgtacatttttttttaaatcttaggaTGACCTTGCAAGACATGTCAgctgtatatgaataaaatatgataaatatgtcaCAACATCATGTAAATATTACATGACGTAACAGCtcgtgataatgtttatgattcgATAACAACTTCTTATGATTGCAATAattttgtatgaaatatatatttcatgcaatatatatgtatccgtgtgtgtatatatatatatattatacacaaacacacacacaaacacacacactcatacttacacacacgcacacacacacatagagagagagagagatagagaaagagagagcgagagagagagacagacagacagaaagaaataaaaaaagggaaaagtgagcggaagcgatagaaagaaagaaacaaagattgtaaaagagagaaggtacaaaaagaaagataaaaagaggaaaacgaatatatatatatatatatatatatatatatatatatatatatatatatatgacacgcactgtaatgtactagtggtggtcttatcctcctctctcttgtatgggactggtgtttagtactcttgaagtgaagtggagttgagttaaagtCGTCGCtgcttcaatatttttatttgcacggcaatatggtaggtggtgtacagaggacaggcgtggcagagacgcccatggaggagcgaggcctcttgccacgcccgcgaggcgaagcggccTTAGAGAGAGCTTAAgctgttgcccgagccgatgctgagggcagagtgactttgagggttcacaaaatattcactaaacataagaacatggcaacattgattttggtgggaaatgtcagtacagactctgttttatagcagtgtagGGGTctttgtggtcacaggtctggtcggggacagaggatatgtcaatacaattaaatcatgaacattgaataactacaatatcgtcaatagtaatgattacaaacatagtgattgataataatgatttttcagcaaacattttgagtataatcaacataaaagttcacttgtagttataaagtattcgacggtaagggtcggaatcgcttgctctgggggcacttcaccattatcgttactttctgggcgcaggtcaaacttggcacaggcaatgaccagtatagggtcctgggtaccgtgggaagtcgagggtaagtatatacatatatatagagagagagaaagaaagagagagaaagagagagagagagagagagagagagaaagagagagagagagagagagagagagagagagagagagagagagagagagagagagagagagagagagagagagagagaaagagagtgagagagagagagaaagagagaga includes:
- the LOC125026688 gene encoding alpha-(1,3)-fucosyltransferase C-like, whose product is MFVKYTEQRFLGLVIAFHMTAFVTLVWFLKRFEASMNLQPRNGSASISINDLENHAQSRLAVHDGPLKKILLWNDFYGKPDFGFGTGREPFQTAGCRVDACVVTIDRHLYPLEELDALVWHTRSRDVSIPERRSPHTRYVLVARESPGHNYSHFLDEIRGQRLAFNWSFSYTDDSEIRYPYGRVVRRETPLEPYLTDQNYAEGKTKLAAWFVSNCNTESKRENLAKSLQKWLTVDVYGNCGLYRCAQTHWRECHALLNATYKFYLSFENSLCRDYVTEKFFTPLQLDVVPVVYGYANYSRLAPPHSYIDALSFSTTKALAEYLLYLDKNDTAYNEYFRWKPYYQQLTQHDLRAKAFCDLCERLHYDREPRHHDINSWFDEDKQCLSQEDPRIKQLISE